aaaatacaaaatatgaaacATGAAATTATAACATTCAAAATACACTTAACTCACCAGGTCCACAGGAGACCATACCACGACTATCACCATAAACACAAACCCAGCAGAACACGATAATATTGAAACTGCAGTCAAAGTAAACAGAAATCTTAATGGTTGTATAGTTGGTCGTTACGCCTTTTTTGGgatagaactgaatttaaaaaccttgccacctgcaaggttatgCAAGGATCATTGTCTTGTAGAAATAAGGCAAGGTGTAACTCTGCTGGTGTACCAACAAGAGTCTGAATTATTGGTCTTAATCATTTTGCCCGGGCCTCTCTATACAGGGGACAGGTGAAAATTCTATGTTGAAGCGATTTTGTTGACTTATTGTCACAATCACACAGGGCGGAAACtaagcccttggaaaatctatgtctcaggacattagaggGGAAAACATTAAACTTCGCTTTGGCAAAAGCAAATCGGTGGGAAGCTGTGGAGACGGAGGATATAAAGGAACATGGTGTGTTGGGGTAACGGCCAAATCCCGGggcaaacaacccccccccacccagcataaGGTTACGTTGTAACTCCAAACCATCCAATCTTTGTTTAATAAATCTTTTCGCAGAAGCAAGGTCTAATTTTAACGTACTgtatctgaaggagagattccaaggAGCAAAAGTTTGGCTTGAATTTTGCTAGACCAAGGGTtcgcaaattcgtcacgccaaagacactGGACAAGGTACTGGTTGGGTAGTCCGTGCCAACGGGTTAACCAGTAGTTAAATACTCGTTTCCACAAGGGAGTCTCCAGTGAGGGAATCTTCCATTCTAAGCGTATAGTAGCATTACTGACACACAAGGGAAGTTTAAGAAGCCGGCAAAGGAATTGAGCTGGTCATCCTATAATGAGCCAATATTTGGGCCTCTATTAATGGTCTCCTAAAGGTGTCACTTGGATTGGTGCCATTATTATACAGAGAAAATGCTGGTTACTACTTGAATTCATGTCCCAGCCATGTTTTGACTCGTTACGCCAGCTTTTTTTTGTTGAAATGGACAAGATATCATAGAGACTGTGTGGCCTCTGTTTCTTTCCATGATTGAGAAACTTAGGAAATAAAAACTTGCATTTGAGTAGTGACCCTGATCTTCAGGATATGTTGCTATATGAAAATGTGTAGGCAGTACCTTCGGTTTTCAGAAACAAAAATAGGGCTAAATGCACCTAGCCGGTcagattttattttcataaaatgaGTGtacaacatctttttaaaaaatgtgaattgCATAATTAAAATGCCATATATTAAAATGATACATACAATCcaatccaaatctttattacggtcatagaccagcatcaAAAATCTAAAAAGCGCTTTAGAAAGCTAAAAGGTATTAAAACACAAGGAATTCCACCAGTGCAGCTCGCCAGAGGGGGGCGGAGTCAGCGCTTTGGAAGggacaaggaaaagcaggagagagttgggctggatctacattgatctttTAAAAGTTCTTAGATATAATGTTCAGTAAGGTTTAATGGCAGTTTCCCTTTGCCGGCGGCTCACTCCTctgcagcgccatctggtgtcacatttcaaTAAGACATTTCTAACATTCGAAGCCACGAGTGCAGATCCGCCTTTAGAGAGAGGAGAGTTGAGAGTTGGCTTTCTTGGTATTCAGTTGGATAGAAGTATAGCTTCTGAGCATTAAAACACAGCCCTGTGCTGTGTCTGGAAAGCGCAGTGTGGATGACACCCCTCTTCAGAGGAGCTGTCCAAATGTGTGACATGCATGATCCAAAATTCTAGCCTGGTGATGTTTTGTTAACGTGGTGCCCATTCCCCAAAAGACAAGTCCATGAACACAATGGATCTTCTGCCTGATATTTAGTGCCATTACTTTTCAAAATGAGCTGGAATTAGAAGCCCCCTTGGACAGACTGCTGATGTGACTGCTTATGTTTTGAGCGACCTTATGAGCTCTTGCATTCCCTCATTGAGGGATGTAAACCTATTTTTCTACCAAGCCATTCACAGGTTATTTGTTAGCGAGGTAACAGATCTGTTATTTAGCCAAACACCCATCTGGCTACTCGGaaccaggggcgttcttagccccttggctgctgggggcgggaagccaaagggcacccctgggggcggtgTGTTCGTAATGACGTCCCACcccaggggtgccgggcggcaccccttcgtgccacgGCTGCTCGTGATATGAAATGTGACTTTCAACTAAGTCCTTgtgaattccatggggcttactcccaagtaaatggatGGAGAAGTAATTACATGCAAGAATGCCAGGTAAAACGAAGAGAATAATCTCAGAATAATAGTATTAGCGGTAGCATCCAGCCAGCCCAAtcctatacagtagtacctctagttgcacacatgcacaaagtgcaattCAGCGCTTCTACGCATGCGTGCGCCGAAGCGTTGCAGTATTTCTGTGTTTGTCCCCCCTGCCGAACGCAACcccaggtatgactgtactcagaggtaagccctgctgaatgcagtggctcttactcccaggtaagtgtagtTAGGATTTGCCCCTTGGGAGATCAGTTTTCAGCCAGGGGCCATTAATTCCATCCCAGCCCctttttggggtcccccccctTCTATTTTAGCCTTATGGTTATAAACTGGCCATCATCGATATGGATTGTAGGACTCTACagaaatgcaggactatgcaATAGTAACTAAACTTCGAAGGCGCAGGAAACCAATAAGAAACCAGCAGAAGCCTGGGCGCCCCTCAATCAAGTGAGAATTGACGAATGGTGCGGCCACATCAATCcggagctgccccccacccaccaagcagcagcagcagggagggccCCCCAGGGATGGAGACGGGAGCTTGGCCCCCCCCTCAGTCCCCGGGGCTAAAAGCAGCCCCTCTACCCACAGAGCCTGGCCCCGGGGGCGACCCCCCCCCAGCGCAGGACCAGGGGGTGCAAGCACTGTGCCTCCCCCCCAGGCAgcgctggaggagggagggagggaaggagggcggagaggcaaagggaaggaggcagccgTGGGGGGGGGCGTCAGCGGCAGAACAGACCCCTCCCCCCTGGTCGCCCCCACCACGCATGCGCGCTGCTGCCTCCCGAGTGCCTCTCCGAAGCCCACCGGGagtcccttgctgctgctgctgggaatggtagttctgcgaggggaaaactacaatgcccagaattatttgaagcAAAGAAGGCGCTCCCAGTGTGcctttccaagggcctagtttccgccttctgtgattgtgataaaaactcaacggaatctctccatcatataatctttatttgtcccctgcatagtgaggctcgggcaaaattactaagaccaataactcagaaacttacaggtgcaccagctgagtcacaccttgccttactcctgcaagacaatgactcctatacaaccttgcaggtggcaaggtttctaaactctgtcatatctcaaacaaggcgctgtggccaactacacgaccactaattttGTTTTCtactccctggttgcaattttaaaacttgtatttgtgctgtggtttgtttccctatgactccagggtctatggtttgctgtaattttatgtcatatattacatattttatgtttttatgggcttatagccgcaataaaatttgaatttgaatttgaacacCTGCTTAAGTTTGTGAAAATCAAAGGTGTCTAAATGGTGGAAACTTAGCTCGCCTCTATCATCTGAAGTTGGTTGAAAGGACATCCTGTTAAGGATGGATACGAAATCCTGTTGTGTTGTTTATTAAGAGATGGATGGATACGAAATACTAATACCTACAGTAGATACTTTGGGTAGAAATGTCCTTCCTCAAACTAGCATTCTTTGGCTGTAGCTGTAAGCAAGAGGCCCCTTTCAGTGCAGGAATATATGGCCGTCGCATATGAGGATCAAACCTGCCACCGTGCCAATTGTATTTGTTAAGAGGACGGGGGAAGGGAACAGTTCTTCATAAGGATCTGGATAAATGTGGCTGAAATTGCGTCCTTGAAAGCACCATCCTAGATTTGGAAAATGGATACCAGGAGCCATGGGTGTAAACAGGATTTATTGTGGGGCAGGCTTTATTTGGGGGGTAAGGGCAGAGCCAagttatctgtgacacaattggtcagttagttacgtatatttattgatttagagggggcagctgcccccccgcctccctggctacgcccatgccaggAGCCTGGCACATCGTCTTTGGTGTGGTTATGCTTTCAAGGAAGCAATCCCCAATATTCATCTTCTTTGGTTTTATGAACTTTTATGGACTTACAATCTGCATAATGTGTTAAATAAAGGAATAATATTTTGCTACCATCATAATAGCTTCTACGGATAAATTTGATTCATACCTACCTGTTCTGGCTTGCCTAAGGAGAAAAGCTTTGAAGACAGGACCCAGCGGGAACCCCGGGGTGAGCTTCAGATGGTCGCCATCGATGGAGCTCCTTctgttggtggtttacccttccagacttgctgcaaggcaggcaggagtcagatatagttctTGCCAATGCctcagccaggcatgtccaaagtccgtttcgggggcctaatccggcccgccggtcagtttaatccagcccctgggtCAGTTTATTccttggggtaaaatccttttaaaaaaaaccctcaacaatttcaattctaaaaaaagctcaataactttggtcggcccctcactggcctaagccaataccaataccactcacattgctGTAATCAATTAATTTATGGGGACGCAGATCAGGAGAGTGAGCCccatttctcacatttttctctttcttttctaggtTTCGGAGCTTAAGGCGGGTGCTAACCAGATTAGCTAGAAGAAATAAAGTTTCTCCCATGCCCGAGTCCACCCCtttgcccaccgcctcccccagCGGCCCCCTATTTGCGAAGTCGGAAAAGGTaagtgtggcgtttcacccctaacgGTTCTCCAAGgcttaacttggcagggaggagattgagcaatgggagctctccaggcaatgagagtgtggaaggatggcagttagagaggatagagaAGGCAGTTAGGGGTTGGAAGTTGGGCAGTTAGgcagttaggcagttgagttgagtcagagttaaagagggatagagagagggagagagcgaaagagcagagctagagcaggttgaataattaacaggaggcattagggatagttatcggaatactaggtagagagttgaaatatacttatctgaataaccatacagttatattaaacgttttaccaagtcatttgcaaccattacgctttgtacacacaataaagaaacttatgtttatttttaccacaatccgaatctgaagtgagttattcattgccagagtgaatactggctggtggcagcggatataccatatgtcgttggggcagctaccaatagaccgttaaacgtctgctcaggtctgagagagtgaccgcgacagtaAGACCCttcagcagggctggatttagacgaagagaggccctagcccctccccccacccccaccctcacgacTCGAAGAAAATGGAAGGCTGATTCACAAAATGGAGAGAAGCGAAGGATGGTGatgggctttttgttgttgttgatgagtCGTtgagtggtgtccgactcttcgtgaccccatggaccagagcacgccaggccctcctgtctcccactgcctcccgcagtttggtcagactcatgttgggagcttcgagaacactgtccaaccatccatcgtcccctccttctcttctcatgatgtggccaaagaaGCGCAAAAACCCGCAAACTTCCGGGGTtttttgtgtgccccccccatttgAGTTACGCACACCTGCGTTACGTAGCGCAATCcggatcgtgtgcgtaacacggggtaccactgtagttctgtaTTTTCAGTTTGAGCTAGCATCATGGCTGCTTCCTCATAATCCGCTTGCTCTTCCACATCCTGCTTCActgtttatataataataataataataataataataataataataataataataataatatttataccccgcccatctggctgggtctccccggccactctgggcagcctccaacaaatattaaaatacaatacaaagtcacaaattaaaagcttccctaaacagggctgccttcaggtattttctaaatgacaggtagttgttgatctctctgccccctgatgggagggcgttgcacagggcgggtgccactaccgagaaggccctctgcctgcttccctgtagctttgcttctcgcagtgagggaaccgccagaaggccctcggcgctggatctcagtgaccgggctgaacggtgggggtggagacgctccttcaggtatactgtttcTCTTTCAGGGAGGTTTTTGTCTGGTTGAATGCTTGCAGTTGTTTCAGAGTGAATAGCTGAACCAACTACAAGGCAGttggcacctgaaggcagccctctttagggaagttttgaatgtgggATAGTTTAATGTATTGTAATatttgtcggaagccgcccagagttgcggggtacaaataactattattattatagcttcaCTGCTGAGTGGTTGATACACGAAAGCAGTGATTGGTCTTCACTTCATTATCATAGCATTTTCAAGTTTCTGTCTAGCACCACTTTCCAATCTTTTACTCATGCTGAGATTAGAatctaaaaagaataaaaattaatctTCAGCTGGGTAATCTTGGGCTTCTGTCACTCTTCAGTAGCTGCCACCACTCACTGACTTCCCCATGCCTCTCTTGAGGGGCAGTGAGACCCCTCTGGCTGACTCCTGGGGTTTGGAGATGAAAACCCCTCACTTTGGGTTTCTCCTGGAGGGTTGGCGCTTGCACAttttggggctttccccctcccaggaCCCTTCTTAAGGCACTGGTAGTGGGCAGAATTCTGAGATGGAAAATGCCAGGGTGCGAGGATACTGGTCAGGTGGGTTTCTGCCGTTAGCAGAAGAAGGAAGTTCCAGTCAAAtgcaggagcaaaacagcagtctTTATTGCTGTGCTACAGGTCTCCACACAGAGTAAGGACCCCGAACATGGGTTACAAGCAGCTCTTGGAAGACCTTCCCTCCCTACCCAGAATACATATGCAGAACCATCATTGATACGTCACTGAtacaccaccatcatcatcatcatcatgtcacATGGAGGGTAGGGAGTCTTGAGGTTACGCAAGTTCTTCAACTTGCCCCAGTTATCAGATCAAGTTCCTAACACCTAAAGAAGGATGCGTATTTTTGCCTTCTGGCCTTGCGAGGATGGGCTGTGGGAACACCTGGCCTCAGGAAACCCATTAACGGGTGTTCATTGTTCCCCTCCAGGGTGGGGTGCTGTGTACTTGACTGTATTTCCCATGTGGCTCTTTGTTTCCCTGTAGGCTCTGCAGACCTCCTGCCATCTGGATCCGGAAGAAGATGGCAGGAGGAAGCAAGATCAAAGCAAGGATGAAGGTAAGGTCTAttttatggttaccagatttttttcaatgaatccggggccactttttttggggggagggtttcatgctttattatccataattaaaggaggcacaagaggttcacaatccacattaagcTGAGCTGATTTGACACCTAAAAGTATACTATATTTGTTACTGCTAGAATTCATAATTGCCTCCTCCCACAGATATTGCACTGACATCTAACCACATAAGTTGCTAGCAGAGTCCCAGGCTCCTTCCCAAGATGCCCTCTCATTGGTATTCTGCGTTTTCTCAGAATACTcagttatacacacacatacattttcccACTCACACTCAGCTCATGacagaagaatcacagaattctagagttggaagggacccctgagggtcatctagtccaaccccctgcaatgcaggaatactagGTGCCCCATCCAGGGAGGCTCCCCTTGgctggcagaagaggaggaggccaaaaaagagagagggcgCCTTCTGATGGTGAAGAGAGAACTCCCAGGCTCCGCCTGGCTCAGATCGAGCTTGGTGGTATCATCTGTTGGGAGCGCTGGTACCGAGCGTACCCAGAGCCTGGGGGAAGGGGCATGTCAAGCCTCACgcagctcctcctctcccctgcctgcctccctcctccagctgGGAATGGTGCGCGCTCTGCGCACGGGCGGGCAGCATGGCGAGTGTCGCCCCCGTCACGATGGCACCCGGAGAATGCTGCACCCGCCTTGCTCTGCCTctgccacatttcccggggacatttaatgaaatctggggacattccggggacggaatttgtctggggactgtccccgggaaacccTAGTCTATTTCCAAGGACATGTTCAGGGTATACAAGAAAGTCCCCCAAACAGATCTAATTGCtagccttctcttcttttccatttagAAGACCTCCTGATAGAAGACCTGGAATGAAAGCGACCATTGACACCTGAGGTGAGGTGCAAACGGATGCAGGTAGTGGATATGTTGCATAGCTTGAAGAGGTTTTATTTCGGAAAGCTCCCCCTAATGTGCGACCCAGCAATTCATCTGTAggaatggttttatttattttttgaatatattattgtattttatatttttgtacataGCTTGGAGGGCCTCAGGCTTTTAAGCAatttataaatttgtaaaataaaatttaaaaaaattatgtgcaCCTATTGTTGTTTCAATTTCCTGTTTGCACCAAAGGTAGCAATCAGAATATATTGCACTGGGATGATTTTACAGATTCCTGGATTGGAAGATgatgtggtacctcgggttaagtacgcttcaggttaagaactcggcttaagaacagaaatcgtgctctggcggcgcggcggcagcaggaggtcccattagctaaagtggtgcttcaggttaagtacgcttctggttaagaatggacctccggaacgaattaagtacttaacccgaggtaccactgtgggtatagggacccaggtggcgctgtgggttaaaccacagagtctaggacttgctgatcagaaggttggcggttcgaatccctgccacggggtgagctcccgttgctcggtcccagctcctgcccacctagcagttcgaaagcacattaaagtgcaagtagataaatagggaccgctccagcgggaaggtaagcggcgtttccgtgcgctgctctggtttgccagaagcggctttgtcatgctggccacatgacccggaagctgtctgcggacaaacgctggctcccttggcctatagagcgagatgagcgccgcagccccagagtcggacacgactggacctgatggtcaggggtccctttacctttaccttaccactgtgggtgcgtcttatggagcgaaaaatgttaAGTCATCGTTTGTgacatttgtatttgttttctcttccaggttgaaaatgaaacaaaccaaCTTCAGGATGGTTCGTTGATTGACCTCTGTGGAGCAACATTACTGTGGCGCACTGCAGAAGGCCTTTCGCGCACTCCCACCGTGAAGCACCTGGAAGCTCTAAGACAGGAAATAAATGCCGCTAGACCTCAGTGCCCTGTGGGCTTCAACACACTAGCCTTTCCTAGTATGAAGAGGAAAGATGTTGTAGATGAAAAGCAACCCTGGGTTTACCTGAACTGTGGCCACGTCCATGGCTACCACAACTGGGGGAacaaagaagagagagatgggaaggaCCGGGAATGCCCCATGTGCCGATCTGTTGGCCCTTATGTGCCGCTCTGGCTTGGATGTGAAGCTGGATTTTATGTGGATGCTGGCCCTCCAACTCACGCGTTCAGCCCATGTGGACATGTGTGCTCAGAAAAGACAACTGCCTATTGGTCCCAAATACCTCTTCCTCATGGTACCCACACTTTTCATGCAGCCTGTCCATTCTGCGCACATCAGCTTTCTGGTGAACAAGGCTACATCAGACTTATTTTCCAAGGACCGCTTGACTAACTTGTGTTATCTGAGAACTGCGTTCAAATACATAAGCTAAAAGATTCTAATTTCAAATGAACTGCCGTCTTAAATTCAACTatatttaaaatttaataaattcctttaaaCAAAATTCAACTATCTTTCATTCTCTGGGCTTTGACAGTTTACTTTGAGATGAAGAATACTTACTATTTAAGTGGTGAATTCCTCTGTAGATAATGGA
Above is a window of Lacerta agilis isolate rLacAgi1 chromosome 3, rLacAgi1.pri, whole genome shotgun sequence DNA encoding:
- the LOC117044524 gene encoding E3 ubiquitin-protein ligase pellino homolog 1-like, producing the protein MKLGMVRALRTGGQHVIVCDICICFLFQVENETNQLQDGSLIDLCGATLLWRTAEGLSRTPTVKHLEALRQEINAARPQCPVGFNTLAFPSMKRKDVVDEKQPWVYLNCGHVHGYHNWGNKEERDGKDRECPMCRSVGPYVPLWLGCEAGFYVDAGPPTHAFSPCGHVCSEKTTAYWSQIPLPHGTHTFHAACPFCAHQLSGEQGYIRLIFQGPLD